The stretch of DNA ATCATTTATTATCTTCACAGGATTACTTAGAAATTAAAAATAAATAGATAAAAATCAAAATCCTTTTTGCAATCCGAAAAGGATTTTGTACATTTGCACCCCGATCATAGTGTCGGTAATTAAGTAGAATATTAAAAATCAATCAAGAGAGTGGACACGTTAAGTTACAAAACTACATCAGCCAACAAAGAGACTGCCCAAAAAGAATGGGTAGTGGTGGACGCTTCTGGCCATAATTTAGGTCGCCTGTCATCAGGAATAGCGAAGCTCCTAAGAGGGAAACACAAAACCAATTTTACCCCACATGCAGACTGTGGAGATTACGTTATTGTGTTGAATGCAGACAAAGTTGAATTGTCTGGAAATAAATGGGAGGATAAATTATATATCCGTCACACAGGTTATCCAGGAGGGCAAAGATCATTAACTGCAACAGAGTTGTTTAATAAGGATCCTAAACGTCTTATCGATAAATCTGTAAAAGGAATGTTGCCGAAAAATAAACTAGGTGCAGCATTATTGAAAAATTTGCACATTTTCGTGGGAGAAGAGCATACACATCAAGCTCAAAAGCCAAAGAAAATTGATATTAACCAATACTTATAATTAAATCCATGGCAATAGTTCATAAAATAGGACGTAGAAAAAAATCTGTAGCCCGTGTTTATTTGCAAGAAGGGACAGGAGAGATTTATATCAACGGACGTACTTTAGAAGATTATTTTGGTACAGATGTTTTACGTTACAAAGTAGAGCAACCATTTCTAATCACAGGTACAAAAGACAAATATAACGTAGATGTTAAAGTATTTGGAGGTGGTACCACTGGACAAGCAGAGGCAATTCGTTTGGCAATTTCACGTGCATTATGTGAGATAGACTCAGAATTTCGTTTAGAGTTGAAGCCAGAAGGGTTATTAACTCGCGATCCACGTATGGTAGAGCGTAAAAAATACGGACAGAAGAAAGCTCGTAAGAAATTCCAATTCTCTAAACGTTAATCAATTATTTAAATTATTAAAAAAATCCATTTTCCGTTGGTTTAGCATCTAAACAATTAAGGCAATTTATATACCCACTTAATTGTTGCTTGTTGAGAAAACGGAACGTAAACTATCAAATAAGAAAATGGCAAAAATAAATGTAAAAGACCTATTGAATGCAGGTGTGCATTTTGGTCACTTAACCAGAAAATGGAATCCACACATGGCTCCTTATATCTTTATGGAGAAAAATGGTATCCATATTATCGATCTTCACAAAACTGCAGTGAAGTTAGATGAAGCTTCGGAAGCATTGGGGAAAATCGCAGCATCAGGACGTAAAATTCTATTCGTTGCAACCAAAAAACAAGCAAAAGATGTAGTTGCTAAACATGCAGAAGAAGTAAACATGCCGTATATTACAGAACGTTGGCCTGGAGGTATGTTGACAAACTTTGTAACGATCCGTAAAGCAGTTAAAAAAATGAACTCTATTGACCGTATGAAAAAAGACGGTACTTTCGAAACTTTATCGAAAAAAGAAAGATTGCAAGTAGATCGTCAGCGTGCTAAGTTAGAGAAAAACTTAGGTTCTATCGCAGACATGACACGTCTACCTTCTGCAGTATTTGTAGTAGATATTGTACGTGAACATATTGCAATTGCAGAAGCTAAAAAATTAGGTATTCCAGTATTTGCGATGGTGGATACTAATACCGATCCGCGAATTGTAGATTACGCAATTCCTGCAAACGATGATGCTTCTAAATCTATTGATATTATTTTATCTACTGTAGCAGAATCTATCAAAACTGGTTTATCTACCCGTAAAGCAGAAAAAGAAAAAGCGAAAGAAGATAAAGAAGAAGGAGTAGAAAAAACACAAGAAGCTTAACATTTATTTGATGATTAAGTCATCGATATAGTATAAAATTGTAGCTCCTACGTTTTCGGATGTATGAGCTACTTTTGTTTCAGACTACATAAGAAATACTAATAAACTAAAAAAACAATTATGAGCTATAAAGCAACAGCCTCTGAGGTAAGTAAATTAAGAAATGCGACAGGAGCAGGAATGATGGACTCTAAAAAAGCTTTGGAAGAAGCTGGTGGAGATTTTGACAAAGCTGTAGAAATTCTACGTAAAAAAGGTCAGAAAGTTGCTGCAAACAGAGCAGACCGCGAATCTACAGAAGGTGCAGTAATCGCTAAAGTTAACGCAGCACACAACAAAGGGGTAATTATTGCACTAAACTGTGAAACTGACTTCGTTGCGAAAAACGAAGACTTCGTAAAATTAGCTAATGAATTAGCAGAATTAGCTTTAGATTACAACACAAAAGAAGAATTGTTAAAAGCACCTTATGCAGGCATCACTGTAGAAGAGAAATTAACAGAACAAACTGGAGTAATCGGTGAGAAAATCGAAATCGGAAACTTCCAAACAATCGAAGGATCATCTCTTAACGCTTATATCCATGCAGGTAATCGTATCGCAGCAGTAGTAGCTCTTTCTGGCGAATACGATGGTGCGAAAGAAGTTGCCTATGATGTTGCAATGCAAGTTGCTGCAATGAATCCAGTAGCATTGGATGAAACCCAAGTTGCTCAATCGATTATAGATACTGAATTGAATATCGCTCGAGAACAATTAAAAGCAGAAGGGAAACCAGAAAACATGATCGAAAATATTGCAAAAGGGAAACTACAAAAATTCTTCAAAGAAAACACATTGGTTCATCAAGCATCAATCAAAGATGGGAAAGTAGCAGTACAAGATGTTGTAAAAGCAGTTAACCCAGACCTGAAAGTAACAGGATTTATCCGTTACTCAATCTAATAATCGAAAAGAAATTAGTCAACATAAAACAATCCGGTCAAAGTGTTTTTGACCGGATTGTTTTTTCTATATGGTCTATACTTTAATATTTCCGGTACGATAAATTACTTTGGCAAACTTACAGTAGCATGACTTTCGTTGGTTTGTTCTAAAAATATTTTTCCACGCAAAATACTCTGAATTGTTTTTATCAACTCCTCTTCAAAAGAATCCCTCAATTGAGATTGGTGGTAAATCAAACTTACTTCTCTCGTTGGAATTGGATTTTCGAATTGACGTAAATTTTTTCGCAATTTTTTCGGTAATTCTTCTGCCACCAAAGCAGGTAAAAGCGTCATTCCATATCCTTCGTTTGCTAATTTTATCAATGCGTCAAAACTACCACTTTCTAGTTTAACGGGACGTTGCTTTATTTTAGAGGCTTCGCATAAAGATAAAACATTATCACGGAAACAGTGCCCTTCTTGCAAGATGAGCAAATCTGCAGATTCTAAATCGGTTTCTACTATTTTTTCCTGGCTTGTCAAACGATGTCCTTCAGGGATATACGCAACCAATGGCTCGTAATATAAAGTTTTTTCGATAATTTGATCTTCGTGTAAAGGCGAAACGACAATCCCAAAATCCAATGAACCGTCTTTGATTCCTTTGATGATTTTTTCGGTTTTGAATTCTTTGATTATCAAATTCGATTTTGGATGTTTTTTCTCAAAAGTTTTATAGAACAACGGAACCAAGGTAGGCAATATTGTTGGTATTACACCAATCACAAAATCACCTTCTAACAGACCTTTTTCTTCATTCACCAAATGCTTCATACGATTAGCTTCCATCAAGATTGTTTTGGCTTGTTGTACTATTTTCTCACCAATTTGGGTGATTTTTATCGGATGGGAAGTGCGATCGAAAATCTCTACATTGAGCTCTTTCTCTAGTTTCTGAATTTGCATGCTAAGAGTTGGTTGAGTAACAAATGATTTGTCAGCTGCTACAGTAAAGTTTTTATACTCTGCCACTGCCAATACATATTGTAATTGCACTAATGTCATAAAGATTTTTTTGATATGTTATCTTAGTAAATATATGAGTTTTTTTGGTAAAAAAATGAGAATAAAATAGCCGTTCCTTTTTAAGAAAGAAACGGCTAAAATCTAAATTTCTAAAAAAATAGAAATAAATTATTTATTAAGATTTTTTTGTAATTCAGCTGCCCAATCTTGTAACTTTTTTGCATCTTCTGGGGTGAGTTTTTGTGCAATTTCTGCCATTTCTTTAGAGAAATCTACAGCTTTAGCTTGTAATTCTGTTAGCTTTGTAGCATCACCAGAAGTAGCAGCTACTTTTAGTTCTTGTACGTAAGCTGCGTATTTGTCTGCAAATGCTTTTGCCTCTGGAGAGGTGAAAGCTGGCATTGCTGCTAAAGTTTCTAAGTTATTGTCAATCTCAGTTTTTACTGTTTCTGTTGCGTCATTTGTTGTTTCAGCTATTACCTCTTGTGTATCTTTAATGTTTTCTACTTTTTTTTCTGTTTCACTTTTGCATGAGGTAAAACCAATCATTCCTAATACGGCTAATCCTAAAATTGTTTTTTTCATTTGTCTGATTTTTTTAAATGTTTTTTATAGTTTTTCAAAGGTAAAGAATTGATCACAATAAATTATGTATTTTTTTAATTTTCTTCATCAATAAATTGAACTTCATACAATTGATGATAAAAACCATGCTGTGCTAGTAATTCTTCGTGAGTACCACTCTCAACAATCATTCCATTATCCATTACTAGAATTTTATCTGCATTTTTTATGGTCGCTAATCGATGTGCAATTATTATCGATGTTCTATTTTCTGTGAGTTTCTCAGTGGCTTTTTGGATCATCTTTTCAGAGGCGGTATCTATCGAAGAGGTTGCTTCATCCAAAACTAAAACCTCTGGGTTATATATATATGCACGTAAAAAAGAAATCAACTGTCGTTGCCCAACAGAAAGTGTACTTCCACGCTCGCTTACTTCTGTAAAATAACCTTTGGGTAATTTGGTAATGAACTGATGAATACCAATTATTTTAGCGGCTTGTTCTACTTCTTCTAAGGTGATTTCTTTATTACCCAATACGATATTGTCGTATATAGTAGAATTGAAAAGGAAGACATCTTGCAAAACAACAGCTACATGTTGACGTAAGTTATGGATATCTAAATCGTAAATATTATGATTATCGATAAAAATCTCTCCAGAATCTATATCATAGAAACGGCTTAATAAGTTGATAATTGTTGATTTTCCAGCACCAGTTGATCCAACAATTGCAATAGTTTCACCTGGCTGTGTCGTAAAAGAAATACCTTTTATTACTGGATTGTTCGGCACATAAGAAAACTTAACATTACGGAATTCTATTTTCCCGTCGATATGATCGAGCTGTATAGTTCCTTTGTTCGGCAAGCTTTCATCTGAATCTAAAATTTTGAAAACCCGAGCAGCTCCTACCAGCCCTCGCTGAATAGAATTGAAGCGTTCTGCGATTTGTCTCATCGGTTGCGTTAACATCGTTGTGAAGGATATAAATGCAATAATATCGCCAACCGTAACATCTCCATGAATTGCGGTTCGTAATCCTCCAAACCAAATCATCGACCCGATAGCCGTTGCCGAAACAATATCGACCACAGGAAAAAGAAGAGAGAAATAGAAAACTGTTTTCAGGTAAGTACCCTTTAATTGATTGTTTATGCTTACAAATTTTTTATACTCACGCTTTTCACGGTTGAATAGTTGAATGATATTCATCCCGGTTAATCTTTCTTGTACAAAAGAATTGAGATTTGCCGTATAAGTTCTTTCAGCATGGTATACGTTTTTCAGGGCTTTCTGAAATAGACGTGTAATAATCATCATTAAAGGGAGGATGAGTATCACGACGGTTGCCAATGTCCAATTCATATAGTACATCATACCAACAATGAAGATAATTCGTAAAAAATCTCCTAATATGACGAGGATTCCATCATTGAAAACTTCGGCAATTGTTTCTATGTCCGATACCGAGCGCGTTACCAAAACTCCGTTCGGTGTTCGATCGAAATAACCAAGCCTGAAGGTCAGTAAATGATTGTATAATTTTACCCGTAAGTAGCGAATTACTTTTTGGGCAACAACATTGGCCAAATAAATCAAAAAAAACTGCAGAAAGCCTTCTAATAAAAGAGTACCACCAATTAGCATAAGATGTTTTTGTAGCCCAACTGCATCATAATTCACTATGTATTGGTCAATTGCGACACCAGTGAGATATGGGCGGTATATAGAAACCGCAGAGCTAAGAACCGCAATGGCAACAACCGATAAGAATAAACATTTAGATTGTAGGCCGATACTGATAACACGCTTTAGACCTTGGAAATCGAAAGATGAACTGTCTAGTTTGTCGCTCATAATATAAAGAGGTTTTCAGGATAAAGAACTTCTACCAAAAAAAGGCCTTGTGGAGGGGCAGAAGCAGCTGCAAATTTACGGTCTTTTTTATCAATTATGTTGTTAAAATCGGACGGAGTTATTTTTCCCAAGCCAACTTCTACTAATGTCCCCACGATGGCGCGCACCATGTTGCGTAAAAAACGATCGGCTGTAATCTCGAAACAAAAAAAATCTTTCTCGATCTGGATCCACTCTGCTCGATAAACCGTACAAATATTGGTTTTTACGTCGGTGTGTAATTTTGCAAAACTTCCAAAATCTGCTTTTTTTATCAAGTATTTTGCAGCTTCGTTCATTTTTTCTATATCCAATGGTTTTCGTATTTGCCAAGAAGTTGTCGTAGTAAATGGATTTTTTTGGGTATAAATATGGTAGTGATAGGTTCTTTTCACCGCATCGAAACGTGCATGTGCTTCTGGAGCCACACAATGAATAGAAGTAACGCTTATATCTTCGGGCAAAAAGGAGTTTAGTCTACGGATAAAATCATCTGTCAAGCTTCCATCAAAGTCAAAATGTGCGTACATTTTCTTGGCGTGCACTCCGGTATCGGTTCGTCCGGCTCCTACAATATTAATTTCTTCTCGGAGCAAAGTCGATAAACAAAACTCAATTTTTTCTTGTACAGATAGTTGTTTTGGCTGTCGTTGCCATCCAAAATAGTTTTGTCCGTTGTAAGCTAATTCTAAGAAGTATCGCAATTGTTTATAAATTTGTTGATTCCAAAAATACAAATTTTGAAAAAGATTCTCCTACTATCCGATACTCATTCTTATATCGATGACCGAATTCTTGCTTATGCTTCGCAGGTTGATGAGGTGTGGCATGCAGGAGATATAGGGCAAGAAAATGTTATTAATCAATTAGAACAAAAAGCCTTTGTGCGAGCTGTATACGGGAATATCGATGATCAGTTGATTAGACAATCTTGGCCCGAAAATCAACTTTTTACCTTAGAAGGTGTTACAGTTTTGATGACACACATTGGCGGATATCCTAATAAGTACACGGCAAGAGTAAAAAAAATGCTGACTGATCATCGACCAGATCTCTATATTTGTGGACATTCTCATATACTGAAAGTAATGTATGATAAGAAGTTGCGCTTGTTGCATATGAATCCAGGTGCTGCTGGTAAACATGGTTTCCAACGAGTGAGAACGATGTTGCGGTTTGATTTGAGGGACTCTAAAATAGAAAATTTAGAAGTCATAGAATTCGATTCGTAAACTTATCTAATTTTTCTCCAACTATTTTGTTTGATAGTTTGTTTATCAAGATATCAGAATAAAATTAGTACAACCAAATAGTTGGTTTTATAGAATTTCTTACCAAAAAAATGAAAATTAGGATGAGAAATAGACAATCTATTTTTTATCAAAACAGCTTACTACTGATTCATTTCGATAAGATAAGCCATGTTTCTAATAACAGACTGATGTTTTTTAACAAATGGATTTTCTTTGTTCCAGACATATCCTGCCAAAACTGAACAAATTTTCTCCTTGACATCTAAGTTTTCTGGCCGGAAAAAGAAAAGAGTTTGTAGATTTCCTGTGTACCATTCTCGCACGTAGGTAGAAAAAACATCGATCCCGAATTTCATGTATTCTTCATATTCTACTGCCCAATTTACAGCTTCTCCATTGAGTTCTTTGTAGATTAACTCTGCTGCTAATGCACCAGACTCTGTAGCAAAACATACGCCTGAAGAAAAAATTGGATCTAAAAATTCGGTACTATTACCGGTGAGAATATAGCCATCGCCAAACATTTTTTTGACAGAAGTAGAGTAGTTTTTTAATATTTTTGGTTCGAACAGAAAATCTACCTCAGAAAAACGATTTCGATAAAAGGGTGAACGTTGAATTCCGGTTTTTAAAGCTCCCTCAAGATTCTCGCTATGCTTGATTAAATCCTCTACATAAGCAGTTTTTCCTACCAGACCTATACTCGTATTACCATTGGAAAACGGTATCACCCATAACCAAACCTCACGCTCGATTACGTCAAACGTAATTTGAGTGCCTTCTCTCCCGATTGGTCTATTTTTTTCGTAAGTATGCGAAAAAATTGCCGAATGCGGACTCAGTGTAGAATCATCATGTAGATTTAGCAGTCGAGGTAAAACTCTCCCATAACCACTTGCATCTATGATATATTTAGATCGAATGATAGACTCTGTATTGTCTTTGTTTTTTATTATCGTTAGGCAATTTCCTTTGTTAGGTTCGACGGCTATAACTTCCGTCTCGAACGCAATGTTAACTCCTTTTCTTTGTAATTCATCGGTAATAGCTTTATCAAAATCAGCACGCGGTATTTGCCATGTCCAATCCCACCCCGTACCAAATTTTTTACTAAAATCAAACTCACAAATCAACTCATCTCTCACAAATCGAGCACCACTTTTCACCTGAAAGTTATATTTTTTTAGGGGTTCTAGAAGTCCGGCTTCATCGAAACGATCCATCGATCGAGGCAATAAGCTTTCGCCGACAACTAAACGTGGAAATTTCATTTTTTCAACAACTTTTACCGAGATGTTTCCTTTGTGTAAATAGGCCGCAGCAATGCTTCCTGCAGGGCCGGCACCAATTATTACTACATCCACCTCTTCTTGTTTCATAATTAACTTTTATAGTGTTAAAAAAATACTAATTTTGTAGCCATTTATTTACCTAATCAAAACATGTCAAAGGTAAACAAATTGCTTAAAATAATATAATATAGAACCTGTTTGAGATAATGGAATTATCAGAAAATATTCAAATGAATTTAGCAGAATTAAAATCGATTGTTTTTGGTAAAAAACAGGTTGACATAGAACCAACTGTTCAGCATAAAATACAAGAAAGTTTTCGATTTTTAGAGAATTTTATTCACGACAAAGTAATTTATGGTGTGAACACAGGTTTCGGTCCGATGGCGCAATATCGTATAGGCGAAAAAGATCGTAAACAACTGCAATACAATCTTATTCGGAGTCATGCAACCGGAGTTGGACAACCCTTGTCGCTAGAAATGGTGCGGGCAGCAGTTTTAGCAAGATTCAATACCTTATCTTTGGGTTATTCGGGTGTGCATCCATCTGTTTTAGATTTAATGAAAACGATGCTGAACCGCTCGATTTATCCTGTTATTTTCTCGCACGGAGGAGTAGGAGCTAGCGGTGATTTGGTTCAATTAGCACATCTAGCTTTGGCAATGATTGGTGAAGGAGAAGTTTGGTACAAAGGTGAACGTCATCCTACCGAAATTGTTTTTCGTGAAGAAAAAATCGAACCCTTGAAGATTTATATTCGCGAGGGATTGAGTATTATGAACGGGACTTCGGTAATGGCAGGAATCGGTTTGGTAAACATATATTACGCTGAAAAATTAATGCGTTTAAGTTGTGTTGCCTCTAGTATGATCAATGAATTGGTTTGCAGTTATGATGATCATTTTTCTGTAGAATTGAATGCGGCAAAACTCCACAAAGGACAGCGTTATATTGCTAAACAAATGAGAAATTTCTTACAAGATAGTTCTCTAATACGTTCACGAAAAGAGTATTTATACAAAGCAGCAAAAGAAGAAATTTTTAAAGAGAAAGTACAAGAATATTATTCGTTGCGTTGTGTTCCTCAAATTCTCGGTCCCGTACAAGAAATGATTTGGAGTGCAGAACAAACCATCGAAAAAGAAATCAACTCGGCAAGTGATAATCCCATTGTAGATTTAGCAAGTAAGCAGGTGTATCACGGAGGTAATTTCCATGGCGATTATATTGCATTTGAGATGGATAAATTGAAGTTGGGGATTACAAAATTATGTATGCTCGCAGAACGTCAGTTAAACTATCTACTCAACTCTAAAATCAATGAACTACTTCCACCATTTGTTAATTCTGGTAAGTTAGGTTTCAATTTTGGAATGCAAGGAGCGCAATTTACAGCAACCTCTACAACAGCCGAAAATCAGACCTTATCAACATCAATGTATATACATTCGATTCCTAACAATAACGATAATCAAGATGTTGTGAGTATGGGTGCAAATGCAGCTTTGTTGTGTAATCAAGTAATAGAGAATAGTTTCGAGGTTCTCTCTGTGCATTTCATGACCATTGTACAAGCAATCGAAGTTCGAGGATGTTTAGAACAAATCAATCCAAATTCGAAAAAAATATTCGATTCGATTCGGAAAATATTTCCAGCAACCCAACAAGATGTTGTGCTATATCCTTATATTAAGGAAGTGAAAGATTTTTTAAAATCGAACAATTTCTAAGATGAAAAAAACAGTTTTAGTAACGGGAGGATCGCGCGGAATAGGTCGTGCAATTTGCGTACAGTTGGCTCAAGATTTAGATTTTCATGTGCTTATTAATTATCATTCTAATAAAGACGCAGCCATGTCTGTTGCAAAGGAAATAGAAGCGTTGGGGAAAACAGCAGAAATTCTACCGTTCGATGTAAGCAGTCGAGCAGCCGTGCAAGAGGCATTAACAAACTGGAAAGTCTCTCACCCAGAATATAGAGTAGAGGCAATAGTAAATAATGCCGGAATTACAAAAGATGGCCTTTTTATGTGGATGGATGAAAAAGATTGGCATTCGGTAATTTCAACAAGTTTAGATGGTTTTTATCATGTCACTCAATTTTTTATACAAGATATGCTCCGTCAACGTTTTGGTAGAATAGTAAATATTGTGTCGGTTTCCGGACTCAAAGGAAATCCTGGTCAGACAAATTATGCTGCAGCAAAAGGAGGGGTAATAGCTGCCACAAAATCTTTGGCACAAGAAGTTGGAAAAAGAAATATTACAGTCAATGCAGTAGCACCTGGATATATCGAAAGTGATATGACTGCCGAAATGAACCAAACAGAACTGAAAAAGCATATTCCACTCAACCGGTTTGGGCAAGCCAAAGAAGTGGCCGATTTAGTTAGTTTTTTGGTATCGGAAAAAGCTGCCTATATCACCGGAGAGGTAATCAATATAAATGGTGGATTATATACATAAATAATTGGTAGAATGGAAAATAGAGTTGTAATCACAGGAATGGGAATTTATTCTTGTTTAGGAACTTCGCTCGATGAGGTTACCGAGTCTTTACGAAAAGGAAAATCGGGGATTGTATACGATGAAGAAAGAAAGGAATATGGTTTCAAATCTGCCCTAACAGGAAAAGTACCAACCCCAGATCTGAAAAATATACTCAACAGAAGACAAAGAATTACCATTGGCGAAGAAACCGAGTATGCCTATATGTCGACCATTCAGGCATTGGAACAAGCCAACATTTCGCACGCTTACTTACAAGAAAACGAAGTCGGAATCCTCTTCGGTAATGATAGCGTTTCACGAGCAGTGATCGAGGCAACCGATATTGTACGCGAGAAAAAAGATACAACCCTAATCGGGTCGGGTGCAATTTTCAAATCGATGAATTCTACCGTTACCATGAATCTTTCTACTTTGTTTCAGTTAAAAGGTGTCAATATGACAATAAGTGCTGCTTGTGCAAGTGGTTCACATGCAGTAGGTTTGGCTTATCTTATGATCAAAGGAGGATTGCAAGATATGGTGATTTGTGGTGGGGCCCAAGAGATCAATAAATATGCGATGGCTAGTTTCGATGGTTTAGGCGTTTTTTCCAACTCAGAAGATCAACCCACCAAAGCATCACGACCGTTCGATAAAAATCGAGACGGATTAGTACCAAGTGGAGGTGCTGCAACGTTGATTTTAGAAAGTTTAGCGTCTGCCCTGAAAAGAGACGTCCCAATACTGGCAGAAGTCGTTGGGTATGGATTCTCATCGAATGGCGGGCATATCTCTACACCCAATGTAGATGGACCTATGTTAGCGATGCAAAAAGCGCTAAAACAGGCTAATTTATCAGCCGATGAAATAAGCTATATCAATGCACATGCAACATCTACACCTGTTGGGGATAGTAACGAAGCACAAGCGATTTATAATCTATTTGGAAAGAAACCCTATGTAACATCTACAAAGTCGATGACCGGACATGAATGTTGGATGGCTGGAGCAAGCGAAATTGTGTATTCTAATTTAATGATGTTGAATAACTTTATCGCTCCTAACATAAATTTTGAAGAACCTGATGAAGTCTCGGCTCAATTAAATATTCCGAATCAAATTGTACATAAAGAATTTGATGTATATTTGTCGAACTCTTTTGGTTTCGGAGGTACAAACTCTGCATTAATCATAAAGAAATATAAAATTTAATGCAAAGAATGGTGAATACAGACATTTCAGTAAAGATTAATGAAATATTAATGGAGGAATTTGAAGTAGAAGCAAATGCTATTTCAAAGGAGAAAAATATCAAAGAAACATTAGACTTAGATAGTTTGGATTATGTTGATTTGGTGGTAATTATCGAATCTAACTTTGGAGTGAAATTGGTCAAAGAAGACTTCTTGAGTATGATAACCTTTGAGGATTTTTATACCATCATTCAACAAAAAATAGACGAAAATAAAGCGTAATGACCCAATGGGAAGGAAAATCGAAGGGGACTTTACTTGGGTATAAAATTTTTGTATACAGTATAAAAAAATTAGGCATACGGACAGCGTATATAGTTCTTTTGTTCGTTGCTTTCTATTACTTCTTGTTTGCTTGGTCGAGCAATCGAGTGATGTATAATTATTTTCGGAAAAGACAAAACTTTTCTATTTCACGATCAATTGTTGGTATCTATAAAAATTATTACATATTTGGGCAAACTCTACTCGATAAAGCCACAATATCTATGGGGTTCCGCAATTGGTTTACGTATGATTTTGATGGAATCGAAATTCTGAAATCTCTTATAAAAGAAAAAAAAGGAGGAATCTTAATTAGTGCACACGTCGGCAATTTCGAAATTGCAGAATATTTCCTAAACGATATCAATACCGATATTAATATCCATTTGGTTACCACCGATTTGGAGCGAGATGCAATAAAAAATTATATGGAACAGATTCGAGTGAAATCAACCATAAAATTTATTGTGATACAAAAAGATATGTCACACATTTACCAAATAACCGATACACTTTCTCGTAACGATTTGATTTGCTTTACAGGAGATCGTTTTTTTGAAGGAAACAAAACGCTCGAAGAAAATTTATTAGGCGGATTGGCACAATTTCCCGCAGGACCATTTTATATTGCATCACGCTTACATGTCCCAGTGGCTTTTGTATATGTGATGAAGGAACC from Weeksella virosa DSM 16922 encodes:
- the rplM gene encoding 50S ribosomal protein L13, with product MDTLSYKTTSANKETAQKEWVVVDASGHNLGRLSSGIAKLLRGKHKTNFTPHADCGDYVIVLNADKVELSGNKWEDKLYIRHTGYPGGQRSLTATELFNKDPKRLIDKSVKGMLPKNKLGAALLKNLHIFVGEEHTHQAQKPKKIDINQYL
- the rpsI gene encoding 30S ribosomal protein S9, which codes for MAIVHKIGRRKKSVARVYLQEGTGEIYINGRTLEDYFGTDVLRYKVEQPFLITGTKDKYNVDVKVFGGGTTGQAEAIRLAISRALCEIDSEFRLELKPEGLLTRDPRMVERKKYGQKKARKKFQFSKR
- the rpsB gene encoding 30S ribosomal protein S2 produces the protein MAKINVKDLLNAGVHFGHLTRKWNPHMAPYIFMEKNGIHIIDLHKTAVKLDEASEALGKIAASGRKILFVATKKQAKDVVAKHAEEVNMPYITERWPGGMLTNFVTIRKAVKKMNSIDRMKKDGTFETLSKKERLQVDRQRAKLEKNLGSIADMTRLPSAVFVVDIVREHIAIAEAKKLGIPVFAMVDTNTDPRIVDYAIPANDDASKSIDIILSTVAESIKTGLSTRKAEKEKAKEDKEEGVEKTQEA
- the tsf gene encoding translation elongation factor Ts, giving the protein MSYKATASEVSKLRNATGAGMMDSKKALEEAGGDFDKAVEILRKKGQKVAANRADRESTEGAVIAKVNAAHNKGVIIALNCETDFVAKNEDFVKLANELAELALDYNTKEELLKAPYAGITVEEKLTEQTGVIGEKIEIGNFQTIEGSSLNAYIHAGNRIAAVVALSGEYDGAKEVAYDVAMQVAAMNPVALDETQVAQSIIDTELNIAREQLKAEGKPENMIENIAKGKLQKFFKENTLVHQASIKDGKVAVQDVVKAVNPDLKVTGFIRYSI
- a CDS encoding hydrogen peroxide-inducible genes activator encodes the protein MTLVQLQYVLAVAEYKNFTVAADKSFVTQPTLSMQIQKLEKELNVEIFDRTSHPIKITQIGEKIVQQAKTILMEANRMKHLVNEEKGLLEGDFVIGVIPTILPTLVPLFYKTFEKKHPKSNLIIKEFKTEKIIKGIKDGSLDFGIVVSPLHEDQIIEKTLYYEPLVAYIPEGHRLTSQEKIVETDLESADLLILQEGHCFRDNVLSLCEASKIKQRPVKLESGSFDALIKLANEGYGMTLLPALVAEELPKKLRKNLRQFENPIPTREVSLIYHQSQLRDSFEEELIKTIQSILRGKIFLEQTNESHATVSLPK
- a CDS encoding ABC transporter ATP-binding protein, whose product is MSDKLDSSSFDFQGLKRVISIGLQSKCLFLSVVAIAVLSSAVSIYRPYLTGVAIDQYIVNYDAVGLQKHLMLIGGTLLLEGFLQFFLIYLANVVAQKVIRYLRVKLYNHLLTFRLGYFDRTPNGVLVTRSVSDIETIAEVFNDGILVILGDFLRIIFIVGMMYYMNWTLATVVILILPLMMIITRLFQKALKNVYHAERTYTANLNSFVQERLTGMNIIQLFNREKREYKKFVSINNQLKGTYLKTVFYFSLLFPVVDIVSATAIGSMIWFGGLRTAIHGDVTVGDIIAFISFTTMLTQPMRQIAERFNSIQRGLVGAARVFKILDSDESLPNKGTIQLDHIDGKIEFRNVKFSYVPNNPVIKGISFTTQPGETIAIVGSTGAGKSTIINLLSRFYDIDSGEIFIDNHNIYDLDIHNLRQHVAVVLQDVFLFNSTIYDNIVLGNKEITLEEVEQAAKIIGIHQFITKLPKGYFTEVSERGSTLSVGQRQLISFLRAYIYNPEVLVLDEATSSIDTASEKMIQKATEKLTENRTSIIIAHRLATIKNADKILVMDNGMIVESGTHEELLAQHGFYHQLYEVQFIDEEN
- the truA gene encoding tRNA pseudouridine(38-40) synthase TruA, with protein sequence MRYFLELAYNGQNYFGWQRQPKQLSVQEKIEFCLSTLLREEINIVGAGRTDTGVHAKKMYAHFDFDGSLTDDFIRRLNSFLPEDISVTSIHCVAPEAHARFDAVKRTYHYHIYTQKNPFTTTTSWQIRKPLDIEKMNEAAKYLIKKADFGSFAKLHTDVKTNICTVYRAEWIQIEKDFFCFEITADRFLRNMVRAIVGTLVEVGLGKITPSDFNNIIDKKDRKFAAASAPPQGLFLVEVLYPENLFIL
- a CDS encoding metallophosphoesterase family protein — encoded protein: MKKILLLSDTHSYIDDRILAYASQVDEVWHAGDIGQENVINQLEQKAFVRAVYGNIDDQLIRQSWPENQLFTLEGVTVLMTHIGGYPNKYTARVKKMLTDHRPDLYICGHSHILKVMYDKKLRLLHMNPGAAGKHGFQRVRTMLRFDLRDSKIENLEVIEFDS